In the genome of Candidatus Aenigmatarchaeota archaeon, the window ATTGCGAGGACCCAGGCATCAAGAGTGGAGCCATTTCCTGCAATCGCAATCCCTGCTGCCAGAAGAGGTAGTGCAACTAGAACCAGGAATACGGTCAGCAAATAGCCATAGCTAACTCTCTTCATACCCATAATTATACAGAAAAATCTAATACTTCTTCCCACTCAAATCCCACCTGCTACTGCATCCTTGAGAGTATTGCTATAAGCACTGCTATGAGGAGCACCAAAACAACGGTGGGATTGCTGAGAAAACTCCAGACGCCACCACCTTCCGCTTCCCTTACATTGATTATGACCTCTTTAGGGTAAGTAACTTTCTTTGAGTAGTATACTTTTCCGTTTACAATATACCTCCCGGGAGTTTTGGGAGTAAAATACGAAGTAAGGTTCATCGTGGTTTCCTGGGGGACAGTCATCTCTTCGCTCTCTATAACTTCCACTATTTCGCCATCCAAAAGAACTTCTCCCTTGAACTTTGCGCTTGTGGAAAGCTCGCCAGTATTCTTGAATATCGCCTCGACTCTTGTTATCTCTCCTGCATTCACCCAGACTTTGCTTTCAATTCTTACAAGCTCGCCCATCCTGCTCATGGTCCCTGGCTCTAGAAGGTCAAAGGTAAGAAGCTGGTTTGCTATGATTTTTCCGCCCAGCGTGACGGTGATATTTGCCCAGTACTGGCCTTCGGCCATATTTTCCGAGGATATTTCGAACCGGTCAGTTCCCTTGGTTGTCGGCAGGTACTCAGTGCCGTTGAATGTTGCGACCTTGACGATTTCCGCCATGTCCCTGTCAAATATCTCAATTTTTACCTGCGGCGTTGCCCTGACGTTTCCATTATTGGTGCCTGAAACAAAAAACTCGATTGGAGAGCCCATCTCAGCGTTTTTGGCATTGAATCCGGTGACCTGGAAGTTCAGGTTTTGCGCCCCGGTGAGCTCGATAACTGTCGGAACCTCCAAGGCTACGGCAATAGAAGTACCATACTGTCCCTCCACACTCTCGTTAAGGTGGGGGTTGGAATAAAATGTGATGACTCCCCGGTAAATGCCGACCTGAACATCTGCCGGAGGCCTTGCGACAATCCTTACGTCTGCCTTTGACTTTGCAGGGATTGTTATGTTGGAAACCGGCAAAAGAAGCCCCGGAGTCTTCATATAAGCAACCGCCACTTCGCCGGAGGGAAGAATAACTTCTGTCGGCTTTTCAATATAATTCTGGTCCATGGAAAAGAAAGTCAGGTAATCCCCATTTTCGCCTTTTGCAACCATTGTCACGGTTGTGGCAACTTCATTTGGGTTTGAAATGGTAACGTTTACCTCCGCGTACCCGCCGCGAAGGACATTTAAGAAGTGAACTTCAGAAGGGGCAATTCCAAGCCCCCCCGCAAGAGCAAGCCCCGCAAATACCTGGCACAAGAGAATCATGCTGGCCAAACGGGATATTGCAAAGCCCATATACTAATTAACAACAAATAAATTGAAAATTAAAACAAGCAAAAAATACTATCCTGCCACAGCCACAAACTCGGTCTGTCCTGTGCACACACCGCTAACGCCTGCAGAAGGAATCTTGATCCTCCAGTAAAGCGTCTTTGTACTTTCTCCGTCCGACGTGCCTGTTGCATCATAGTAGTTCAGGTCAAAGGCAGTATAGGCCGTTGAGGTGTCTGTAAGGGAGATGCCTTCAGGCCAGCTGAATGTGGTGGCATTGTACTTTATTCCGTCCGTGTCTCCATTGTCAGTTGCTATGTCCGTTGCCCCCGGGCAGTCCAGGTAACCGCTGTTCTGGCTTTCCCTGAGCTTTACGTCTATCTGCTGGTTGCACGTGTTCAGGACATCTGTTGTTCTCTGGGATTCCCCGCCAAGAGCAAGAGAGCCGAACTCAATAGAGGTGTTTATCACGTCAAGCCCAAGAGTTGTTGCGACTCCAAGTACCTTTGCAGCGCTTCCAGTTTCAGCGGAGGTGTCATTTACCGTAAAGTTCACTGTCCAGCCGCCGGCTGAAGGGTCTATGAAGTACCTTATGTAGTAGGTGCAGTTCACGGTTATGTTGGTGCCAGTCGCGTTTGTCCAGGTGCAGTCAGTTGCCACGTTAGATGAAGTTCCATTCGAGTAGTGGGTGTTCAGGTCATCTGCACCATCTATCGAATCGCTGTAGAAGTTCGTGTCAAGTGAAGTCTGGTTTACCTCGCCATAGCCGTTGTCGTCTATTACAACGGTCCAGCAGGACATTGACTTGTTTGCGCCGACGTCAGGCGTGAAATTCCCGTCCGATATCGGGTCGCAGACAATAACGCCCATTGTTGGCGCGGAGTTTCCTACCGATACGTTTGTCGTGATGTTTTCGCCCTCTACTGCGTTTACCGGCATCATAGAGACTCTGCCGACAAGCAGAATCGTGGTCACTACAAGTATCGCAAAAATTATGGGTTTTGCTTTGCCAATGGCTTTTTGCATAAGTATATATGCAAGGATATAAATATATATTTACTACCCGATTTAACGCTCCCTATGCCCCAACTGCCTCAAAGAAATTTTTCAGGCGCTGTTGCTGACAGGAAATCTACTTTCCGGTACTCCCAAATCCGCCCCCTCTGTCTCCGCCGCACTCTGCAACAGAGTCTACCTTCAACCATTCTATCCGGGGGCTTCTTGCTACAACCATCTGGGCAATCCTGTCTCCTTTTTTTATTTCAAAGGGCTCACCTGAAGTATTCTGCATGATGACCCCAACTTCATTTCTGTAGCCCGAGTCAATTGTGGCGGGGGCATTTGGCATTCTTAGAGGCGTCTTTGCCGAGAGGCCTGAGCGCGGGCGCATCTGGATTTCCCAGCCCCCAGGTATTGCAACCTTAAGCCCGGTCTTCAGTATCTTTGTCTCCCAGGGATTCCAGGAAACGCCCTCAACTGAAAAAATATCTGCTCCCGCGTCTGTCGGGTTTGCGTATTGGGGAAGCTTTGCTTCGGGATGGCACAACTCGATTTTCACGATTACGCTTTCCCTTATCGGCTCTGCCATAAGAAAACAAACTCAAAAATAATTTACTAAAGCGTCGCCTCTATCGGGGCTTAATTTTGTCAAGATTTTTCCTTGGAACCATTTCGTAAACGAGACCGCCGGGGTAAGTTCCTGCCTGAAATATCTCAAGGCCATAATAGCGCGCTATGGCCGCAGGAAGCTGTCTGAATTTCTTGTTGGCGGGACCCCATTCAGTAGTAACCAAATACCCCGTTCCATCATCCAGCATACTAAAACCGAACCTGCCTACGTCAGGGCACTCCCCACCGACATATTTTGGATTCATCTCCGGCCACAGATTTAATTCAGGAATAATACACTTTTCACTTGAGAGGTGAGCTCTAAAATCCTCTGGTGTATATTTGGAATCCATATTACTATTAGGGCAATTCATTATTTAAATATAGTATCTCTCTAACTCTGCAATGTTGTTGCCTTTCCCGGAAAAAAACTCAAAAATAAATCCCCTTGCAGGGCGACCCAGTCTAAATGCTGAGGACCTTTATCCCGTCTTTCCCGATTTCAAACGGGTGAATATTCTCACTGTGCTTTGTTCGCCTCATCTTCTTTATGAACAAGTTTCGGCCTGCCTGGGGGCCGATGGGCGTAAAATCAAGGCGCACCACTGCATCAGTTATGTACTCTTCAACGCCAAGGCGTGAATAGGGGTTTTTCGGTGTGCCTTCGGAAACCATTATTACGGTAACCCCCTTTCGCCTCAACTCCGCAATCATCTCGTTCAGCTTGTTTCGAAGCTTCGCCTGGTCCTCCACAAATATCGAGAGGATGGATATGGAGTCCATCACCAGCCGTTTTGCCTTGTGCCTGTCCAGGTCAAGGAAATCAAGCTCCGGGTTCTCAAAAAGGTTTTTTTCGATTATGGCAAATTTTCCTGACTTTTCGTATTTTGAAAAATCCCAGCCAAATGCCTCGGCATCTTTCTTTATGTCTTCTGCCGTTTCCTCAAGCGTGATATACACTCCCGGCTCTCCTTTCTGAAGGCCTTCCCAAAGAAACCGAAGAGAGAATAGCGTCTTCCCTGTTCCTGCCTCGCCGCTTAATAGAACTGTAGAACCCTTTACAAATCCACCCTGAATCAACTTGTCAAGTCCCTGAATGCCTGTCGCGACCCTGTCCGAATCTCTCGGCATAATAATACAACGATTTATAAATACAGGGCACTTTAAATTGATTTGTGCACTTTTGCACAACAGACAAAAAATTTTAAATATTTATATAAAGTGTGTGATTATATAATTATAGTGCATTGTTGCACCTAACGCACAAAAAATGAGCGAAAAAAAAGTCCTAAAGGTTTTGGAGGAAAATCCAACTGGACTATCTATCACAGATATTGCTGAAAAGGCAAATCTTCACAGAAATACGGTTGCAACGGTCGTAAGGCGGCTTCAGGATAAAAAAGCTGTCGAACTTAAGAAAGTTGGGCTTGCAAAAGTTTATTATCTTAAGCATTACCAGGCATTGCACCATATTGAATCCGCGTACAAGGGGCAAAACCTGTCTGTCGGCCTGGGGGTCAGCGACCTTGCCGATG includes:
- the dut gene encoding dUTP diphosphatase, which produces MAEPIRESVIVKIELCHPEAKLPQYANPTDAGADIFSVEGVSWNPWETKILKTGLKVAIPGGWEIQMRPRSGLSAKTPLRMPNAPATIDSGYRNEVGVIMQNTSGEPFEIKKGDRIAQMVVARSPRIEWLKVDSVAECGGDRGGGFGSTGK
- a CDS encoding ATPase; its protein translation is MPRDSDRVATGIQGLDKLIQGGFVKGSTVLLSGEAGTGKTLFSLRFLWEGLQKGEPGVYITLEETAEDIKKDAEAFGWDFSKYEKSGKFAIIEKNLFENPELDFLDLDRHKAKRLVMDSISILSIFVEDQAKLRNKLNEMIAELRRKGVTVIMVSEGTPKNPYSRLGVEEYITDAVVRLDFTPIGPQAGRNLFIKKMRRTKHSENIHPFEIGKDGIKVLSI